One Helicoverpa zea isolate HzStark_Cry1AcR chromosome 20, ilHelZeax1.1, whole genome shotgun sequence genomic region harbors:
- the LOC124640381 gene encoding phosphofurin acidic cluster sorting protein 2 isoform X3: MTEKNKSEKMTNASKPVPMKLFAAWEVDRTPSNCIPRLCTLRITRLRVCGALGETGGGAASGAGAGAVILAARMHSSKRTLRSNDIAVPPLDVELDLCFSLQYPHFVKRDGNRLQIMLQRRKKYKNRTILGYKTLAEGVIRMDQVLQRSMDMELELTGVGGKVGAAAGQPVAKLTITGLASTPVDHDTKNNNTLLITERGYSDEEEEGEFSSVEEADEMTYGAPARRRAHRQLAFNKTDLSYTKLSRSRDLSFMERERKRQSYIHSKANDRDSDSELENAAAKRKGSRGKLAQRNLKQKFAALLRRFRVPEELSERGAARDTHHAQHDIDELFQELESLSCGEGEDSGPDQMDTISIGSTPKPSLRPFFSSSRSLANQEHHRHSNVVRHASVASGAELSALRERHVGTITLTESEAVRSSAGDERASDGNSDGDATIDAPVSGASVSSSPPNEIKVREDKRSRLFRSATSGGNLIPGGGVTRKKNSLVVGAERPLSAHELPAQSPTTLEPRRTWAEQVSRLVGTEGAECIAVCGAGSGAAGTALHALAVPALHAPHAAPDPRPLLHALYSRAKQTSRRSCIRVAMCGGDACASAAVRAHAELAARRPHDAPSVRFYIIPIGPSVIARHLSASDGGYASLFTSESWPNICERAADGSAPDVAEMSSRIGRYLNSTGPVNNVPIGEAMVAYREKSGDEDASQTFVPFIAEVRVGCSEGGVSSLELEEGGSPPARASPPATPAPHLTAPHLAAHAPDLAPPLPMPLLARTEPLELQLDYWLVPGRQPDGTDSKVTVKASFRALHVTRQNAHLCITYLTKEKKQKIMRLGKKKEKTSEAEVGRAQTVDGVARLICSAKSSHNVPLKVYIDGTELNGVKFFQLSTQWQTHVKTFPVATCGAPLAPAES, encoded by the exons GCTATGCACACTACGGATAACCCGGCTCCGAGTATGCGGGGCGCTCGGCGAGACCGGCGGGGGCGCGGCcagcggcgcgggcgctggTGCAGTGATCCTGGCCGCTCGCATGCACAGCTCCAAGCGGACGCTTCGCTCCAACGACATTGCAGTCCCACCGCTTGATGTCGAGCTCGACCTGTGCTTCTCGTTGCAGTACCCGCATTTTGTTAAGAGGGATGGTAACag ATTGCAGATAATGCTGCAGCGCCGCAAGAAATACAAGAACCGCACGATACTGGGGTACAAGACATTGGCCGAAGGTGTTATAAGGATGGACCAG GTGCTGCAACGCTCAATGGACATGGAGCTGGAACTGACGGGAGTCGGAGGCAAGGTCGGCGCTGCTGCAGGCCAGCCTGTCGCCAAGCTCACCATCACCGGGCTAGCCTCCACCCCAGTAGACCATGACACGAAGAACAACAATACCTTGCTTATTACTG AACGCGGCTACTCggatgaagaagaagaaggcGAGTTCAGCTCAGTCGAGGAAGCAGATGAGATGACGTACGGTGCTCCCGCCAGGCGGCGCGCGCATCGACAACTCGCCTTTAACAAAACTGACCTATCTTATACCAAG TTGTCCCGTTCTCGCGACTTGAGCTTCATGGAGCGCGAGCGAAAGAGACAGAGCTATATACACTCTAAGGCGAACGACAGGGACAGCGACAGTGAGCTAGAGAACGCGGCCGCGAAACGCAAAGGCAGCCGTGGCAAGCTCGCG CAACGCAACTTGAAGCAGAAGTTCGCGGCGTTGTTGCGGCGGTTCCGCGTGCCTGAAGAGCTGTCGGAGCGAGGCGCCGCGAGGGACACGCATCACGCTCAGCATGACATCGATGAACTGTTCCAG GAACTAGAATCATTATCATGCGGCGAGGGCGAGGACTCAGGTCCGGATCAGATGGACACCATCAGCATCGGGTCCACCCCCAAACCCTCGCTGCGACCTTTCTTCAGTAGCTCCCGAAGCCTTGCCAACCAGGAGCACCACAGGCATTCCAACG TGGTGCGGCACGCGAGCGTCGCGTCTGGTGCTGAGCTGAGCGCGCTGAGGGAGCGTCACGTCGGCACGATTACGCTCACAG AATCCGAAGCGGTCCGAAGTTCTGCGGGCGACGAGCGAGCGAGCGACGGCAATAGCGATGGCGACGCAACCATTGACGCGCCGGTGTCGGGCGCCTCCGTGTCCAGCTCGCCCCCTAACGAGATTAAGGTCAGG GAGGACAAGCGATCCAGGCTATTCCGCAGCGCCACCAGCGGCGGGAACTTAATCCCGGGCGGTGGCGTGACGCGTAAGAAGAACTCTCTCGTGGTGGGAGCCGAAAGACCTCTGTCGGCACACGAGTTGCCTGCGCAGAGTCCTACTACGCTGGAG CCCCGTCGCACGTGGGCGGAACAAGTCTCCCGCCTGGTCGGCACGGAAGGAGCGGAGTGTATCGCGGTGTGCGGCGCGGGGTCGGGGGCCGCGGGCACAGCTCTGCATGCGCTGGCCGTGCCCGCTCTGCACGCGCCGCACGCCGCGCCCGACCCGCGCCCGCTGCTGCACGCGCTATACTCCCGGGCTAAGCA GACGTCTCGTCGCTCGTGCATCCGCGTGGCGATGTGCGGCGGCGACGCGTGCGCGAGCGCGGCGGTGCGCGCGCACGCCGAGCtggccgcgcgccgcccgcacGACGCGCCCAGCGTGCGCTTCTATATCATACCCATCG GTCCAAGCGTGATAGCGCGCCACCTATCGGCGTCGGACGGCGGTTACGCGTCGCTGTTCACAAGCGAATCGTGGCCGAATATTTGCGAGCGAGCGGCCGACGGGTCTGCCCCCGATGTCGCTGAGATGTCCTCACGTATTGGCAG GTATCTGAACAGCACGGGTCCTGTGAACAACGTGCCGATCGGCGAGGCGATGGTCGCCTACAGAGAGAAGTCGGGCGATGAGGACGCCAGCCAGACATTCGTGCCCTTTATTGCG GAGGTCCGCGTCGGCTGCAGCGAGGGCGGCGTCTCCTCCCTAGAACTCGAAGAGGGCGGGTCTCCCCCCGCCCGCGCGTCGCCCCCCGCCACGCCCGCGCCGCACCTCACGGCGCCGCACCTCGCCGCGCATGCGCCCGACCTCGCGCCGCCATTGCCCATGCCTCTATTAGCCAGGACCGAACCGCTTGAGTTGCAGTTGGATTATTGGCTG GTGCCAGGTCGTCAGCCGGACGGCACGGACAGCAAGGTGACGGTGAAGGCGTCGTTCCGCGCGTTGCACGTGACGCGGCAGAACGCGCATCTTTGCATCACTTACCTTACTAAGGAGAAGAAGCAGAAGA TAATGCGGCTGGGCAAGAAGAAGGAAAAGACTTCGGAAGCGGAGGTGGGCCGCGCGCAGACCGTGGACGGCGTCGCCCGACTCATCTGCTCCGCCAAGAGCTCGCACAACGTGCCGCTCAAAG TGTACATTGACGGCACGGAACTGAACGGCGTGAAGTTCTTCCAGCTGTCGACACAATGGCAGACACACGTGAAGACTTTCCCAGTAGCCACATGCGGCGCCCCCCTCGCCCCCGCTGAGTCCTAG
- the LOC124640381 gene encoding phosphofurin acidic cluster sorting protein 2 isoform X1 — MTEKNKSEKMTNASKPVPMKLFAAWEVDRTPSNCIPRLCTLRITRLRVCGALGETGGGAASGAGAGAVILAARMHSSKRTLRSNDIAVPPLDVELDLCFSLQYPHFVKRDGNRLQIMLQRRKKYKNRTILGYKTLAEGVIRMDQVLQRSMDMELELTGVGGKVGAAAGQPVAKLTITGLASTPVDHDTKNNNTLLITERGYSDEEEEGEFSSVEEADEMTYGAPARRRAHRQLAFNKTDLSYTKLSRSRDLSFMERERKRQSYIHSKANDRDSDSELENAAAKRKGSRGKLAQRNLKQKFAALLRRFRVPEELSERGAARDTHHAQHDIDELFQELESLSCGEGEDSGPDQMDTISIGSTPKPSLRPFFSSSRSLANQEHHRHSNGDACAVVRHASVASGAELSALRERHVGTITLTESEAVRSSAGDERASDGNSDGDATIDAPVSGASVSSSPPNEIKVREDKRSRLFRSATSGGNLIPGGGVTRKKNSLVVGAERPLSAHELPAQSPTTLEPRRTWAEQVSRLVGTEGAECIAVCGAGSGAAGTALHALAVPALHAPHAAPDPRPLLHALYSRAKQTSRRSCIRVAMCGGDACASAAVRAHAELAARRPHDAPSVRFYIIPIGPSVIARHLSASDGGYASLFTSESWPNICERAADGSAPDVAEMSSRIGRYLNSTGPVNNVPIGEAMVAYREKSGDEDASQTFVPFIAEVRVGCSEGGVSSLELEEGGSPPARASPPATPAPHLTAPHLAAHAPDLAPPLPMPLLARTEPLELQLDYWLVPGRQPDGTDSKVTVKASFRALHVTRQNAHLCITYLTKEKKQKIMRLGKKKEKTSEAEVGRAQTVDGVARLICSAKSSHNVPLKVYIDGTELNGVKFFQLSTQWQTHVKTFPVATCGAPLAPAES; from the exons GCTATGCACACTACGGATAACCCGGCTCCGAGTATGCGGGGCGCTCGGCGAGACCGGCGGGGGCGCGGCcagcggcgcgggcgctggTGCAGTGATCCTGGCCGCTCGCATGCACAGCTCCAAGCGGACGCTTCGCTCCAACGACATTGCAGTCCCACCGCTTGATGTCGAGCTCGACCTGTGCTTCTCGTTGCAGTACCCGCATTTTGTTAAGAGGGATGGTAACag ATTGCAGATAATGCTGCAGCGCCGCAAGAAATACAAGAACCGCACGATACTGGGGTACAAGACATTGGCCGAAGGTGTTATAAGGATGGACCAG GTGCTGCAACGCTCAATGGACATGGAGCTGGAACTGACGGGAGTCGGAGGCAAGGTCGGCGCTGCTGCAGGCCAGCCTGTCGCCAAGCTCACCATCACCGGGCTAGCCTCCACCCCAGTAGACCATGACACGAAGAACAACAATACCTTGCTTATTACTG AACGCGGCTACTCggatgaagaagaagaaggcGAGTTCAGCTCAGTCGAGGAAGCAGATGAGATGACGTACGGTGCTCCCGCCAGGCGGCGCGCGCATCGACAACTCGCCTTTAACAAAACTGACCTATCTTATACCAAG TTGTCCCGTTCTCGCGACTTGAGCTTCATGGAGCGCGAGCGAAAGAGACAGAGCTATATACACTCTAAGGCGAACGACAGGGACAGCGACAGTGAGCTAGAGAACGCGGCCGCGAAACGCAAAGGCAGCCGTGGCAAGCTCGCG CAACGCAACTTGAAGCAGAAGTTCGCGGCGTTGTTGCGGCGGTTCCGCGTGCCTGAAGAGCTGTCGGAGCGAGGCGCCGCGAGGGACACGCATCACGCTCAGCATGACATCGATGAACTGTTCCAG GAACTAGAATCATTATCATGCGGCGAGGGCGAGGACTCAGGTCCGGATCAGATGGACACCATCAGCATCGGGTCCACCCCCAAACCCTCGCTGCGACCTTTCTTCAGTAGCTCCCGAAGCCTTGCCAACCAGGAGCACCACAGGCATTCCAACG GCGATGCATGCGCAGTGGTGCGGCACGCGAGCGTCGCGTCTGGTGCTGAGCTGAGCGCGCTGAGGGAGCGTCACGTCGGCACGATTACGCTCACAG AATCCGAAGCGGTCCGAAGTTCTGCGGGCGACGAGCGAGCGAGCGACGGCAATAGCGATGGCGACGCAACCATTGACGCGCCGGTGTCGGGCGCCTCCGTGTCCAGCTCGCCCCCTAACGAGATTAAGGTCAGG GAGGACAAGCGATCCAGGCTATTCCGCAGCGCCACCAGCGGCGGGAACTTAATCCCGGGCGGTGGCGTGACGCGTAAGAAGAACTCTCTCGTGGTGGGAGCCGAAAGACCTCTGTCGGCACACGAGTTGCCTGCGCAGAGTCCTACTACGCTGGAG CCCCGTCGCACGTGGGCGGAACAAGTCTCCCGCCTGGTCGGCACGGAAGGAGCGGAGTGTATCGCGGTGTGCGGCGCGGGGTCGGGGGCCGCGGGCACAGCTCTGCATGCGCTGGCCGTGCCCGCTCTGCACGCGCCGCACGCCGCGCCCGACCCGCGCCCGCTGCTGCACGCGCTATACTCCCGGGCTAAGCA GACGTCTCGTCGCTCGTGCATCCGCGTGGCGATGTGCGGCGGCGACGCGTGCGCGAGCGCGGCGGTGCGCGCGCACGCCGAGCtggccgcgcgccgcccgcacGACGCGCCCAGCGTGCGCTTCTATATCATACCCATCG GTCCAAGCGTGATAGCGCGCCACCTATCGGCGTCGGACGGCGGTTACGCGTCGCTGTTCACAAGCGAATCGTGGCCGAATATTTGCGAGCGAGCGGCCGACGGGTCTGCCCCCGATGTCGCTGAGATGTCCTCACGTATTGGCAG GTATCTGAACAGCACGGGTCCTGTGAACAACGTGCCGATCGGCGAGGCGATGGTCGCCTACAGAGAGAAGTCGGGCGATGAGGACGCCAGCCAGACATTCGTGCCCTTTATTGCG GAGGTCCGCGTCGGCTGCAGCGAGGGCGGCGTCTCCTCCCTAGAACTCGAAGAGGGCGGGTCTCCCCCCGCCCGCGCGTCGCCCCCCGCCACGCCCGCGCCGCACCTCACGGCGCCGCACCTCGCCGCGCATGCGCCCGACCTCGCGCCGCCATTGCCCATGCCTCTATTAGCCAGGACCGAACCGCTTGAGTTGCAGTTGGATTATTGGCTG GTGCCAGGTCGTCAGCCGGACGGCACGGACAGCAAGGTGACGGTGAAGGCGTCGTTCCGCGCGTTGCACGTGACGCGGCAGAACGCGCATCTTTGCATCACTTACCTTACTAAGGAGAAGAAGCAGAAGA TAATGCGGCTGGGCAAGAAGAAGGAAAAGACTTCGGAAGCGGAGGTGGGCCGCGCGCAGACCGTGGACGGCGTCGCCCGACTCATCTGCTCCGCCAAGAGCTCGCACAACGTGCCGCTCAAAG TGTACATTGACGGCACGGAACTGAACGGCGTGAAGTTCTTCCAGCTGTCGACACAATGGCAGACACACGTGAAGACTTTCCCAGTAGCCACATGCGGCGCCCCCCTCGCCCCCGCTGAGTCCTAG
- the LOC124640381 gene encoding phosphofurin acidic cluster sorting protein 2 isoform X2 yields the protein MTEKNKSEKMTNASKPVPMKLFAAWEVDRTPSNCIPRLCTLRITRLRVCGALGETGGGAASGAGAGAVILAARMHSSKRTLRSNDIAVPPLDVELDLCFSLQYPHFVKRDGNRLQIMLQRRKKYKNRTILGYKTLAEGVIRMDQVLQRSMDMELELTGVGGKVGAAAGQPVAKLTITGLASTPVDHDTKNNNTLLITERGYSDEEEEGEFSSVEEADEMTYGAPARRRAHRQLAFNKTDLSYTKLSRSRDLSFMERERKRQSYIHSKANDRDSDSELENAAAKRKGSRGKLAQRNLKQKFAALLRRFRVPEELSERGAARDTHHAQHDIDELFQELESLSCGEGEDSGPDQMDTISIGSTPKPSLRPFFSSSRSLANQEHHRHSNGDACAVVRHASVASGAELSALRERHVGTITLTESEAVRSSAGDERASDGNSDGDATIDAPVSGASVSSSPPNEIKEDKRSRLFRSATSGGNLIPGGGVTRKKNSLVVGAERPLSAHELPAQSPTTLEPRRTWAEQVSRLVGTEGAECIAVCGAGSGAAGTALHALAVPALHAPHAAPDPRPLLHALYSRAKQTSRRSCIRVAMCGGDACASAAVRAHAELAARRPHDAPSVRFYIIPIGPSVIARHLSASDGGYASLFTSESWPNICERAADGSAPDVAEMSSRIGRYLNSTGPVNNVPIGEAMVAYREKSGDEDASQTFVPFIAEVRVGCSEGGVSSLELEEGGSPPARASPPATPAPHLTAPHLAAHAPDLAPPLPMPLLARTEPLELQLDYWLVPGRQPDGTDSKVTVKASFRALHVTRQNAHLCITYLTKEKKQKIMRLGKKKEKTSEAEVGRAQTVDGVARLICSAKSSHNVPLKVYIDGTELNGVKFFQLSTQWQTHVKTFPVATCGAPLAPAES from the exons GCTATGCACACTACGGATAACCCGGCTCCGAGTATGCGGGGCGCTCGGCGAGACCGGCGGGGGCGCGGCcagcggcgcgggcgctggTGCAGTGATCCTGGCCGCTCGCATGCACAGCTCCAAGCGGACGCTTCGCTCCAACGACATTGCAGTCCCACCGCTTGATGTCGAGCTCGACCTGTGCTTCTCGTTGCAGTACCCGCATTTTGTTAAGAGGGATGGTAACag ATTGCAGATAATGCTGCAGCGCCGCAAGAAATACAAGAACCGCACGATACTGGGGTACAAGACATTGGCCGAAGGTGTTATAAGGATGGACCAG GTGCTGCAACGCTCAATGGACATGGAGCTGGAACTGACGGGAGTCGGAGGCAAGGTCGGCGCTGCTGCAGGCCAGCCTGTCGCCAAGCTCACCATCACCGGGCTAGCCTCCACCCCAGTAGACCATGACACGAAGAACAACAATACCTTGCTTATTACTG AACGCGGCTACTCggatgaagaagaagaaggcGAGTTCAGCTCAGTCGAGGAAGCAGATGAGATGACGTACGGTGCTCCCGCCAGGCGGCGCGCGCATCGACAACTCGCCTTTAACAAAACTGACCTATCTTATACCAAG TTGTCCCGTTCTCGCGACTTGAGCTTCATGGAGCGCGAGCGAAAGAGACAGAGCTATATACACTCTAAGGCGAACGACAGGGACAGCGACAGTGAGCTAGAGAACGCGGCCGCGAAACGCAAAGGCAGCCGTGGCAAGCTCGCG CAACGCAACTTGAAGCAGAAGTTCGCGGCGTTGTTGCGGCGGTTCCGCGTGCCTGAAGAGCTGTCGGAGCGAGGCGCCGCGAGGGACACGCATCACGCTCAGCATGACATCGATGAACTGTTCCAG GAACTAGAATCATTATCATGCGGCGAGGGCGAGGACTCAGGTCCGGATCAGATGGACACCATCAGCATCGGGTCCACCCCCAAACCCTCGCTGCGACCTTTCTTCAGTAGCTCCCGAAGCCTTGCCAACCAGGAGCACCACAGGCATTCCAACG GCGATGCATGCGCAGTGGTGCGGCACGCGAGCGTCGCGTCTGGTGCTGAGCTGAGCGCGCTGAGGGAGCGTCACGTCGGCACGATTACGCTCACAG AATCCGAAGCGGTCCGAAGTTCTGCGGGCGACGAGCGAGCGAGCGACGGCAATAGCGATGGCGACGCAACCATTGACGCGCCGGTGTCGGGCGCCTCCGTGTCCAGCTCGCCCCCTAACGAGATTAAG GAGGACAAGCGATCCAGGCTATTCCGCAGCGCCACCAGCGGCGGGAACTTAATCCCGGGCGGTGGCGTGACGCGTAAGAAGAACTCTCTCGTGGTGGGAGCCGAAAGACCTCTGTCGGCACACGAGTTGCCTGCGCAGAGTCCTACTACGCTGGAG CCCCGTCGCACGTGGGCGGAACAAGTCTCCCGCCTGGTCGGCACGGAAGGAGCGGAGTGTATCGCGGTGTGCGGCGCGGGGTCGGGGGCCGCGGGCACAGCTCTGCATGCGCTGGCCGTGCCCGCTCTGCACGCGCCGCACGCCGCGCCCGACCCGCGCCCGCTGCTGCACGCGCTATACTCCCGGGCTAAGCA GACGTCTCGTCGCTCGTGCATCCGCGTGGCGATGTGCGGCGGCGACGCGTGCGCGAGCGCGGCGGTGCGCGCGCACGCCGAGCtggccgcgcgccgcccgcacGACGCGCCCAGCGTGCGCTTCTATATCATACCCATCG GTCCAAGCGTGATAGCGCGCCACCTATCGGCGTCGGACGGCGGTTACGCGTCGCTGTTCACAAGCGAATCGTGGCCGAATATTTGCGAGCGAGCGGCCGACGGGTCTGCCCCCGATGTCGCTGAGATGTCCTCACGTATTGGCAG GTATCTGAACAGCACGGGTCCTGTGAACAACGTGCCGATCGGCGAGGCGATGGTCGCCTACAGAGAGAAGTCGGGCGATGAGGACGCCAGCCAGACATTCGTGCCCTTTATTGCG GAGGTCCGCGTCGGCTGCAGCGAGGGCGGCGTCTCCTCCCTAGAACTCGAAGAGGGCGGGTCTCCCCCCGCCCGCGCGTCGCCCCCCGCCACGCCCGCGCCGCACCTCACGGCGCCGCACCTCGCCGCGCATGCGCCCGACCTCGCGCCGCCATTGCCCATGCCTCTATTAGCCAGGACCGAACCGCTTGAGTTGCAGTTGGATTATTGGCTG GTGCCAGGTCGTCAGCCGGACGGCACGGACAGCAAGGTGACGGTGAAGGCGTCGTTCCGCGCGTTGCACGTGACGCGGCAGAACGCGCATCTTTGCATCACTTACCTTACTAAGGAGAAGAAGCAGAAGA TAATGCGGCTGGGCAAGAAGAAGGAAAAGACTTCGGAAGCGGAGGTGGGCCGCGCGCAGACCGTGGACGGCGTCGCCCGACTCATCTGCTCCGCCAAGAGCTCGCACAACGTGCCGCTCAAAG TGTACATTGACGGCACGGAACTGAACGGCGTGAAGTTCTTCCAGCTGTCGACACAATGGCAGACACACGTGAAGACTTTCCCAGTAGCCACATGCGGCGCCCCCCTCGCCCCCGCTGAGTCCTAG